The segment CGTCACCCCGGAGAATGACCCCAGAGAGACGGGTTTGTCTTTTCTAAATGGTGGAGGTGGCGAGAATCGAACTCGCGTCCGAAAACCTTTACTCTGAAGCATCTACATGTTTAGCCAGATACTGGATTTAGCGGTCATCGTCTCCTCTGGTCGGGATACGAGGGCAGCGAGCTTCCCTGGAGTTTCGCCTACCTACCGGAAACCTGTCGATAGACTATCCTGCTCAGGATGACACCCGAAATCCGGCGTAGCAGGAGTCTGCCGGTCGGGCGCTGGCTGCACTAGGCAGCCAGGGCGTATTCGTTATCTGCGTTTATTTTAGTTCCTGCCGGTTTAAGGAGGGCAGCAGGGACCTCCACATGCAACTTCAGGCTTAGCATTCCCGTCGAACCCGGATCACCCCCATAGTTTATGAATGTTGTCAGATATGTTCATATCTAGCATGAAATGACCGGCAATGCAAGTTTTTTGCAGCCGGTCAGCGGGCCTTGAACTCCCGTTCCATATCCCTTTTGACCGCTTTCTGTTTGAGGTCATCACGCTTGTCATGAATCTTTTTGCCCTTGCCGAGGGCCAGTTCAATCTTGGCCTTGCCGTCCTTGAAATAGGCTTTCAAGGGCACCAGGGTTAACCCCTTCTCGGTGACTTTGCCGATCAGCCGGCGGATCTCCCGCTTATGGAGCAGCAGTTTCCGGGGCCGCAGAGGTTCATGGTTGGCAATGTTGCCATGGGTGTAGGGGCTGATGTGGAATTGGACCAGCCAGATTTCGCTGTCGGTGATCCGGGCATAGCTTTCGTTCATGCTCGCCTTGCCGTCGCGCA is part of the Candidatus Anaeroferrophillus wilburensis genome and harbors:
- the smpB gene encoding SsrA-binding protein SmpB; translated protein: MSIKLICSNKKARLNFEILETFEAGIVLQGTEVKSLRDGKASMNESYARITDSEIWLVQFHISPYTHGNIANHEPLRPRKLLLHKREIRRLIGKVTEKGLTLVPLKAYFKDGKAKIELALGKGKKIHDKRDDLKQKAVKRDMEREFKAR